Part of the Acaryochloris thomasi RCC1774 genome, ACGCTCATAGGCGCTTTACTCCTGAGCGCGGCCCCCTGATATGGCGGGAACTTACACCGTGAGCACTGCGTCAGCTAGCGGGGGAGATTTTAAGAAATATCTCTGCCGACATCTCTATATCAAAATAATTCTGCAATTCCACCTTGGTAATGGGGCATACCAGTAGGGTGGAACGGTATCGCAAATTAAATCATGATTGGTCAACTTCTCTCAGGACGCTACAAACTGATCCGTCCCCTCGGGGCTGGGGGTATGGGACAAACTTATGTTGCTGAAGACACACAGCGCCCTGGAAACCCTGTTTGTGTTGTCAAGCAACTAAAGCCACCGACGAATGATCCGAGTTTTCTGACCATTGCCAAACGCCTCTTCAATAAAGAGGCAGAGACTCTAGAGCATCTAGGTCATCACAATCAAATCCCACAGTTGCTGGCTTACTTCGAGCATGGCCAAGAGTTTTTCCTCGTCCAAGATTTTGTTGAAGGCCATCCCCTCAGCCAAGAACTCGGTCAGCGCTGGCCTGAAGATCAAGTGATTCAGCTCTTAGATGAAGCCTTGACGATTTTAGATTTTGTCCACAGCCAAAACGTCATTCACCGCGATATTAAGCCCGACAACATCATCCGGCGGCAAAAAGACGACAGGCTGGTTCTGATTGATTTCGGAGCCGTTAAACAGGTTCGCTCTCAAAACACCGTCCTCGCCAGTCAGGTCAGCCAAAGCGTTGCGGTCGGTACACCGGGCTATATGCCCAGCGAACAGGTCAGCGGTCATCCCCGCCCCAGCAGCGATCTCTATGCCCTTGGGAAAATCGGCATTCAAGCGCTGACGGGCCTATTACCAACCCAGCTACTCGAAGATGCAGATGGTGAAGTGATTTGGCGTGAACAGGCACAAGTCAGTGAAGGGTTAGCGGCATTTCTCACCAAGATGGTGCGTCACTATTTCAAGATGCGCTATCAAACGGCAGGGGAGGCGCTAGAGGCGCTGCGTCAGCTTCGCGTTGCACCGACAGAAGTTGTAGCCCCTGTTCCGCCACCGATTCCACCGATTAATGCTCAGCCCGTCGTCCCGACACAGCCTCAACCGGTGGCGACGGTACAGCCTGACTACACGGTACCTGTTGCGGCTCCGACTCCAGCACCGATTAGCCAACCGGAGTCTTCTCGATCCCTAGTCCCTCTTTTTATTGGCGCGGGGTTGCTGGCTGCTGGCTTAGTGGGGGGTGCGGTTGCTTTGCAGTCTAGTTTCAACAATTCGTCGCCAACGGTTGAAGTCACGCCTAAAGCAGATGCAGGTGCTGCGCTTTTAGTTCAGGCACAGGATGAAGCAGAGACAGGAGATCTAGGGGAGGCCGTTGCGATCGCAACCCAAATCTCAACCGACAGCGACAGCTATGCAGGGGCAACAGAATCCATCGAACAGTGGCAGACCGACTGGGATGAACAGAATGACCTGTTTGAAAGAGCTGAAACCGCCCTCTCTGCGGGCCGCTGGATTGAAGCGAGAAATGCCGCTCGGGCACTTCCCAACAATGACTACTGGGAACCTAAAACAACCCCCATCATTGCTAAAGCCAAGCGCGAACTAGATGCCATTAAAGCGCCTAAGCCGACTCCGACCCCAACCGCAACGCCCACCCCGACCCCGACTCCAACGCCCACCGCAACGCCCACGCCTACCCCTGGCTCACCCTCAGGAACGTTTCAAGATGACACTTGGCAGGTCACCCTGCGGGGAGAAAACAGCAACTTAACTTACGAGGGACGCAACCTCAAAACAGGCGATTCTCTGAATCTATCGGGAGCCACGGTTGCCACCAGTCAAGATCGCAAAGTTTATACCTGGTACAACGGTGACTATCAGTATCGAGTGAGCTGGCGGCCCAGTGACGCCTCGGTCCTCCGGCTGCAGGTGATCACACCCAAGGGCAGAGAACTGATCAATAGCCTTCTCTATGAGAGGACTTGAAGACCAAGGCATCAACTGATACGGGCCATTTACCCCCTATCCTCGCTAGTATCGAGTTCTAGTGCGTCTGCTTGGCTATCGATGTATAACATCAGCAATCCGAGGATGAGCGTGAGTAGCGATCGCAACCAAGCCCGCACCGGAATATCTAGCACCAACCCCCAAGTGCCACACCAGCAGAGGGCAATGCCCAGAATGGTGTACAGCGACGCCAAGTGCGGGAAGTGCTGCCGCAGAAAATTAAACAGCGCTTGGCGGCTATCAGCAGAGGTAGAATTCTGCGGCGTCTTCATCGTCACGAGTACCTGCAGCGATGCATCTTCCAGTGACAATAGCGTCAGACCCACGATCAATAAAACAAGATGTCGTAACGGAGTCCAAGCGGACTGAAGCTCAATAGTAACCGTTAGATCTTGCCCTGCTGCCCAAGCATCAGCAAAGCACCAAATCGCGCTCCAGATAAACACCAGGCTGAACAAGTGATAAACGGCATAGAGGGGCTGAGTTTTGAACTGTGATAACAGTCGAGGACTACCGTTGCCCACTTAATGTTTTCCGCTTTCTCATGACAAGCAATCCTAGCCCTGTGAGGACAAGTCCTGCGACACCGCTAGGTTCAGGTACCGCTCGAAGACTGAGCGCATTAATGCCGATGGCACGATTTGGGACTGAAGAACTAAATTCGAGTCGAGAAATGTTTGCGGTATCACTCAAGGCTCCGAGAAATAGGGCCGAGTTATCTAAAGCCAGGGAAGCCGTACCCGGCGCAGAGAAGTTACCGAGCAAATTATTGTCACGATCAAAAGCCGAAATAAAGGCGTCAAACATCGGCGTATCGTCCACCGCAATTTGGGCACCCACGGCTCTAACCGGCGTTTCAAAGCTCAGCGACAGGGGGCCTGGGTTTCCGGGTGCTGGGAACTGGGTGGGATCTAACCCAGTAAATAGAACAAAGTCGTCAGGCGCAAAATTAGTGGCAAT contains:
- a CDS encoding PEP-CTERM sorting domain-containing protein (PEP-CTERM proteins occur, often in large numbers, in the proteomes of bacteria that also encode an exosortase, a predicted intramembrane cysteine proteinase. The presence of a PEP-CTERM domain at a protein's C-terminus predicts cleavage within the sorting domain, followed by covalent anchoring to some some component of the (usually Gram-negative) cell surface. Many PEP-CTERM proteins exhibit an unusual sequence composition that includes large numbers of potential glycosylation sites. Expression of one such protein has been shown restore the ability of a bacterium to form floc, a type of biofilm.); translation: MTSLKRLTRPLLGLAGTVLVTSVMALPSLGASLSFTTSRADLRSNDRLDWASLGPIDPPQPFRVLPFASTATSDNGLQVNIDIPPTGDPTITPPLLFQTTAAGIATNFAPDDFVLFTGLDPTQFPAPGNPGPLSLSFETPVRAVGAQIAVDDTPMFDAFISAFDRDNNLLGNFSAPGTASLALDNSALFLGALSDTANISRLEFSSSVPNRAIGINALSLRAVPEPSGVAGLVLTGLGLLVMRKRKTLSGQR
- a CDS encoding serine/threonine-protein kinase yields the protein MIGQLLSGRYKLIRPLGAGGMGQTYVAEDTQRPGNPVCVVKQLKPPTNDPSFLTIAKRLFNKEAETLEHLGHHNQIPQLLAYFEHGQEFFLVQDFVEGHPLSQELGQRWPEDQVIQLLDEALTILDFVHSQNVIHRDIKPDNIIRRQKDDRLVLIDFGAVKQVRSQNTVLASQVSQSVAVGTPGYMPSEQVSGHPRPSSDLYALGKIGIQALTGLLPTQLLEDADGEVIWREQAQVSEGLAAFLTKMVRHYFKMRYQTAGEALEALRQLRVAPTEVVAPVPPPIPPINAQPVVPTQPQPVATVQPDYTVPVAAPTPAPISQPESSRSLVPLFIGAGLLAAGLVGGAVALQSSFNNSSPTVEVTPKADAGAALLVQAQDEAETGDLGEAVAIATQISTDSDSYAGATESIEQWQTDWDEQNDLFERAETALSAGRWIEARNAARALPNNDYWEPKTTPIIAKAKRELDAIKAPKPTPTPTATPTPTPTPTPTATPTPTPGSPSGTFQDDTWQVTLRGENSNLTYEGRNLKTGDSLNLSGATVATSQDRKVYTWYNGDYQYRVSWRPSDASVLRLQVITPKGRELINSLLYERT